One Fibrobacter sp. UWB10 DNA segment encodes these proteins:
- the dnaG gene encoding DNA primase — MAFYSNEIIQQLKAHADIALVIENFVPLKRSGNGRYLGVCPFHDDRSPSMNVNPSLGIYKCFACGAGGDVFKFVQEHEKMDFKGAVEWVANFTGFALPQLGAPEDSEKTEERAMVRRLNELACQWFEQQLALSPKALQYLASRHITDETRKLFHIGYAPEGREGFIGYAVKNGFSPLDCVKAGLAVEKENGGISDKFRDRLMIAIQNLSGVIVAFGGRDLSGKSHAKYMNSPESALYHKSDILFGLHQSRQSIAKENAVIIVEGYFDMISLYQGGVTNVVAASGTALTETHASILARYANTAYLVFDGDAAGQKATLRSLEIVLPKGIAPRVFALSRPDGTKIDPDNFVNERGADAFRAALRDSEDWLSYLARQHDMQSPEERARFVTYTKSLVKSITDRELQNQYVKLIAERFNTSRSLAQVKSLKPQKGPEERRPMAVNAAPGAPEVIPQLEQAASLDWASIPPMEIRFANLVLRNPTLMDRALEYFDMDWAASGVRMFESPVVEEFVNSAIALYAETGAVSPQLMYENVSPTLRLFLEGLPEEKWKTPQEIIEFYQTLTVFSTKLCDRQKHMIPLTSNEAVETRMQMSKFTQGMQKLNALFNAEKITIDAFADQVVRSKTQLILFQSVIQGAPMPAAPTVITPTSIQATPAPVQTAPVQAAPAPQYSQPSAPTFAENVPQPPAEFAPENYSEEQMPTDEPPEGFEPPPPEDDEEYSYGGDDNMGNDFDDFG, encoded by the coding sequence GTGGCGTTCTATTCTAACGAAATCATTCAGCAACTCAAAGCCCACGCAGATATTGCGTTGGTCATTGAGAATTTTGTTCCGCTGAAACGTTCCGGAAATGGCCGCTACTTGGGTGTCTGCCCCTTTCATGATGACAGAAGTCCTTCCATGAACGTCAACCCAAGCTTGGGAATTTATAAATGCTTTGCTTGTGGAGCAGGCGGTGACGTTTTCAAATTCGTGCAAGAACACGAAAAAATGGATTTTAAGGGGGCCGTGGAATGGGTCGCAAACTTTACCGGTTTTGCACTCCCCCAGCTAGGCGCCCCCGAAGACAGCGAAAAGACTGAAGAACGCGCCATGGTCCGCAGGCTGAACGAACTTGCCTGCCAATGGTTCGAGCAGCAACTCGCCCTTTCTCCCAAGGCACTCCAGTATCTTGCCAGCCGCCACATTACCGACGAAACCCGCAAGCTATTCCACATCGGTTACGCACCGGAAGGTCGCGAAGGCTTTATCGGGTATGCGGTCAAGAATGGTTTTTCGCCGCTGGACTGCGTTAAGGCGGGGCTCGCTGTCGAAAAAGAAAATGGCGGAATCTCGGATAAGTTCCGCGATCGCTTAATGATTGCAATTCAGAACCTTTCGGGCGTGATTGTCGCCTTCGGTGGCCGCGACCTCTCCGGAAAGAGCCACGCCAAGTACATGAACAGCCCGGAATCGGCGCTGTACCACAAGAGCGATATTCTATTCGGTTTGCACCAGAGCCGTCAAAGCATTGCAAAAGAAAATGCGGTGATTATCGTAGAAGGCTACTTCGACATGATTAGCCTGTATCAAGGCGGCGTCACGAACGTGGTGGCAGCCTCGGGAACGGCTTTGACCGAAACACACGCGAGCATTCTTGCCCGATACGCCAACACCGCCTACCTGGTATTCGACGGTGACGCTGCCGGCCAGAAGGCTACCCTCAGAAGTTTGGAAATTGTCTTGCCCAAGGGAATTGCACCTCGAGTGTTTGCGCTTTCGCGCCCCGATGGCACCAAGATTGACCCCGACAACTTTGTGAACGAACGCGGTGCCGACGCATTCCGCGCCGCTTTGCGAGATTCCGAAGACTGGCTTTCTTATTTGGCTCGCCAGCACGACATGCAAAGCCCCGAAGAACGCGCCCGCTTTGTGACTTACACCAAGTCGCTTGTAAAAAGCATTACCGACCGCGAACTTCAAAACCAGTATGTGAAGCTGATTGCGGAACGATTCAATACGAGCCGTTCCTTGGCTCAAGTAAAAAGCTTGAAGCCGCAAAAAGGCCCCGAAGAACGCCGACCGATGGCAGTAAACGCCGCCCCCGGCGCACCTGAAGTGATTCCGCAACTAGAGCAGGCCGCATCGCTTGACTGGGCAAGCATTCCGCCCATGGAAATCCGTTTTGCGAACTTGGTGCTTCGAAACCCGACGCTGATGGACCGCGCGCTGGAATACTTTGACATGGACTGGGCCGCAAGCGGAGTCCGCATGTTTGAATCTCCGGTGGTCGAAGAATTCGTGAATTCAGCCATTGCGCTTTACGCCGAAACTGGCGCAGTTTCGCCGCAGCTAATGTACGAAAATGTATCGCCCACGCTCAGGCTCTTTTTGGAAGGCTTGCCCGAAGAAAAGTGGAAGACTCCGCAAGAAATCATCGAATTTTACCAGACGCTAACCGTATTTTCGACCAAGCTTTGCGACAGACAAAAGCACATGATTCCGCTGACCAGCAACGAAGCGGTTGAAACGCGCATGCAGATGTCCAAGTTTACGCAGGGCATGCAAAAGTTGAACGCCCTGTTCAACGCCGAAAAGATTACGATTGACGCCTTCGCCGATCAAGTGGTACGCAGCAAGACTCAGCTGATACTGTTCCAGTCGGTGATTCAGGGCGCCCCGATGCCTGCGGCACCAACCGTGATTACACCGACCTCCATTCAGGCAACGCCCGCACCGGTTCAGACTGCACCTGTCCAAGCAGCCCCTGCACCGCAGTACTCGCAACCGAGTGCCCCTACATTTGCAGAAAATGTGCCGCAACCCCCTGCTGAATTTGCGCCTGAAAATTATTCCGAAGAGCAAATGCCAACCGACGAACCGCCCGAGGGCTTTGAGCCCCCGCCGCCCGAAGACGACGAAGAATATTCTTACGGCGGTGACGACAACATGGGCAATGACTTTGATGACTTCGGGTAA
- the pgsA gene encoding CDP-diacylglycerol--glycerol-3-phosphate 3-phosphatidyltransferase, with product MTQEQTSDIRLRTRIWSVMRAMVFIAVIVFIWMGMAKTATALVAIALIMGWVNLYQLRSQEIEKPYYRLWLNVVDGFLSFVVMTSIFVRDLLQNDQTEKLLAVGCVFLLARLVAHTLFSLGVLREGKSLPRKRRWSKLSNIAITVTMGVYLLNLEDYQQICMVTSILLIIASTVAYAYWYYRDPAHRKPLSIASQLTMSRIVLTPFFLWVFFYDNDLDYSNNSLVFKSLSLVMVLGFMLTDFLDGYLARKLGEVSTLGKYLDPFSDKISNMTIFMCFIATGYAPVWMVALIYFRESSVETLRTLAASEGLIMPARRSGKWKTALQGIGIVAILLGALDPMEAIIPNYQSFWAIFPQAVMGVITAITIISGIDYFVASKHILKKFV from the coding sequence ATGACACAAGAACAGACATCCGATATTAGACTTCGCACACGCATTTGGAGCGTTATGCGCGCGATGGTTTTCATAGCCGTCATCGTCTTTATCTGGATGGGCATGGCCAAGACCGCCACCGCCCTAGTAGCAATCGCCCTGATTATGGGCTGGGTTAATTTGTACCAACTGCGTTCGCAAGAAATTGAAAAGCCCTATTATAGACTTTGGCTGAACGTGGTTGACGGTTTTCTTTCGTTCGTGGTGATGACCAGCATTTTCGTGCGCGACTTGCTCCAAAACGATCAAACCGAAAAATTGCTCGCCGTCGGTTGCGTATTCTTGCTTGCCCGCCTTGTCGCCCACACACTCTTTAGCCTCGGCGTTCTTCGCGAAGGAAAGTCTCTCCCCCGCAAGCGTCGCTGGAGCAAATTGTCAAACATTGCGATTACGGTAACGATGGGCGTGTACCTGCTGAACCTCGAAGATTACCAACAAATTTGCATGGTAACCTCAATTCTCTTGATTATCGCCTCGACTGTTGCATATGCCTATTGGTATTACCGCGATCCTGCTCACCGTAAGCCGCTTTCGATTGCAAGCCAGCTGACCATGAGCCGCATTGTGTTGACCCCGTTCTTCTTGTGGGTTTTCTTCTACGATAACGATTTGGATTACAGCAACAACAGCCTCGTTTTCAAGAGCCTTTCGTTGGTGATGGTGCTTGGCTTTATGCTGACCGACTTTTTAGATGGCTACCTCGCCCGCAAACTCGGTGAAGTGAGCACACTCGGCAAGTACTTGGACCCGTTCAGCGACAAGATTTCGAACATGACAATATTCATGTGCTTTATCGCTACAGGGTATGCTCCGGTGTGGATGGTAGCCCTCATTTACTTCCGCGAATCGAGCGTCGAAACTCTCCGTACGCTTGCCGCAAGCGAAGGTTTGATTATGCCGGCTCGCCGTAGTGGCAAATGGAAAACGGCTCTCCAGGGTATCGGTATTGTCGCCATTTTGCTTGGTGCCCTCGATCCGATGGAAGCAATTATCCCCAATTATCAATCATTCTGGGCAATTTTCCCGCAAGCTGTGATGGGCGTCATAACCGCAATTACCATTATTAGCGGTATTGATTATTTCGTCGCTAGCAAGCATATTCTGAAAAAATTCGTGTAA
- the recN gene encoding DNA repair protein RecN encodes MLKHLSISGFTLIAQAEVPFRDGFTAITGETGAGKSVLLKALRIVCGDKAQSTMVRTGEEKAVVEATFDIANEPQVKKVLEELELDSDDELIIRREIQENGKSRARVNGAVVALPDLQRLGEELIQMHGQSEQLLLRDIRTHTQMLDDFAGNGELLAEYTSEWATWNKIQDEIKATEERAKNLAAQKDFLKFQFDELSKAALKEGEEEALEEKVNSASKQEAETRYLNDIQGMLGGENGLLDQVQILQAKMRSLAAKLPDYEDYLKSLEEVTDPYESVCKDLLRLHPSAAMSAADIDRANARIAQIQKLKRKYRTDVAGLIALTAQRKEELSSLENLDADLEELSRQSKKALEALQATALKLTTSRQNAAARYDKAVSDILNTLGMPKAIFATSITMQALSPNGADKIEFTLAPNPGEGFKSLQKAVSGGELSRVLLSIKSVMADLDRVPLLIFDEVDSGISGEVGNSIGEALKNLGQHHQVLTITHLHQVASRAKNQLAVSKEEIDGRTYTHVVELDHDGRIKELSRMLGGESDTIREHARQLLEV; translated from the coding sequence ATGTTAAAGCACCTGTCGATTAGTGGATTTACTTTGATTGCTCAAGCGGAAGTTCCGTTCCGCGATGGTTTTACTGCGATTACCGGCGAAACCGGTGCCGGAAAATCGGTGCTTTTAAAGGCGCTCCGCATTGTATGCGGCGACAAAGCGCAATCGACTATGGTGCGTACCGGCGAAGAAAAGGCTGTTGTCGAAGCCACATTCGACATTGCAAACGAGCCGCAGGTCAAGAAAGTCCTTGAAGAACTGGAGCTCGACAGCGACGACGAACTGATTATCCGCCGCGAAATTCAGGAAAACGGCAAGAGCCGCGCCCGTGTGAACGGAGCCGTAGTGGCCCTCCCCGATTTGCAGCGCCTGGGCGAAGAATTAATCCAGATGCACGGTCAGAGCGAACAGCTCTTGCTGCGCGACATTCGCACCCATACGCAGATGCTCGATGACTTTGCCGGAAACGGCGAACTGCTTGCCGAATACACAAGCGAATGGGCCACCTGGAACAAGATTCAAGACGAAATCAAGGCAACCGAAGAACGCGCGAAAAACTTGGCAGCCCAAAAGGACTTTTTGAAGTTCCAATTCGATGAGCTTTCAAAAGCAGCCCTGAAAGAAGGCGAAGAAGAAGCCCTCGAAGAAAAGGTGAACAGCGCAAGCAAGCAAGAAGCCGAAACCCGCTACTTGAACGACATTCAGGGAATGCTCGGTGGCGAAAACGGACTTTTGGACCAAGTGCAGATTTTGCAAGCCAAGATGCGTTCGCTTGCCGCAAAACTCCCGGACTACGAAGATTATCTGAAGTCGCTTGAAGAAGTGACTGACCCGTACGAAAGTGTTTGCAAAGACTTGTTGAGGTTGCACCCTTCGGCAGCCATGAGTGCCGCCGACATTGACCGCGCCAATGCCCGCATTGCCCAAATTCAGAAACTCAAGCGCAAGTACCGCACCGATGTTGCGGGCCTGATTGCCTTGACCGCACAACGCAAAGAAGAACTTTCGAGCCTCGAGAACTTGGACGCCGATTTGGAAGAACTTTCCAGGCAATCCAAGAAGGCACTCGAAGCACTGCAGGCAACCGCCCTCAAGCTGACGACTTCTCGCCAGAATGCAGCAGCCCGTTACGACAAGGCCGTTAGCGACATTCTGAATACACTCGGCATGCCGAAGGCGATTTTTGCAACATCGATTACCATGCAGGCTTTGTCGCCGAACGGTGCCGACAAGATTGAATTTACGCTCGCCCCAAACCCCGGCGAAGGATTCAAGAGCCTGCAAAAAGCGGTTTCGGGCGGCGAACTGTCTCGCGTCCTGCTTTCGATCAAGAGCGTGATGGCCGACCTCGACCGCGTGCCCCTCTTGATTTTCGACGAAGTGGATTCTGGAATCAGCGGCGAAGTCGGCAACAGCATCGGCGAAGCATTAAAGAATTTAGGCCAGCACCACCAAGTGCTCACGATTACGCACTTGCACCAGGTGGCAAGCCGCGCCAAGAACCAACTCGCGGTCAGCAAAGAAGAAATCGATGGCCGCACCTACACGCATGTGGTTGAACTCGACCACGATGGACGCATCAAGGAACTTTCTCGCATGCTCGGCGGCGAATCTGACACGATTCGCGAACATGCAAGACAACTTTTAGAAGTTTGA